A single Xenopus laevis strain J_2021 chromosome 3S, Xenopus_laevis_v10.1, whole genome shotgun sequence DNA region contains:
- the LOC121402065 gene encoding uncharacterized protein LOC121402065 has protein sequence MKGCLIILTLISYCSGQSSLGSYNLDSFVTVSGLSSGAYMANQFHVSHSGKVIGAAMFAGGPYYCALGNSLTATGICMKYPSSISVPSLKTFTQTYAITGQIDPVSNLARSKVFIFSGSLDSVLVPGVSKKLEEYYKAYITSTGAIKAVYNIPAEHGMPTETYGGACGARTHDYINNCNYNGAYEALNHIYGGLQRPSSSATATGQLILFDQSEYFNLAAPITYGMDTAGYVYLPSSCQAGARCRLHIAFHGCVQGREAVGDQFVRNAGYNQVADLNNLIILYPQARSNALNPNGCWDWWGYSGIAYATKNAFQVSGVERMMLRTMGQY, from the exons ATGAAGGGGTGCCTTATTATACTCACTCTGATCAGTTACTGCAGTGGGCAGTCAAGCTTGG GATCCTACAACCTTGACAGCTTTGTAACTGTCTCTGGCTTGTCTTCGGGAGCCTATATGGCCAACCAGTTCCATGTGTCTCATTCTGGGAAGGTGATTGGAGCAGCCATGTTTGCTGGAG GCCCATATTACTGTGCTTTGGGGAACTCGCTGACGGCCACTGGCATTTGTATGAAGTATCCTTCCAGCATAAGTGTCCCCTCTCTAAAGACTTTCACCCAGACTTACGCCATTACGGGCCAGATTGACCCAGTGTCCAATCTCGCACGTAGTAAGGTCTTCATCTTCTCTGGCTCCCTGGACTCAGTTCTAGTCCCAG GAGTGTCAAAGAAGCTAGAGGAGTACTACAAAGCCTACATTACTAGCACAGGGGCCATCAAAGCCGTCTATAATATCCCAGCTGAGCATGGTATG CCAACTGAAACCTATGGAGGGGCTTGTGGAGCCAGGACCCACGACTATATCAACAATTGTAACTACAACGGCGCCTATGAGGCTCTGAACCACATCTACGGAGGTCTTCAG AGGCCGAGTTCATCTGCCACAGCGACCGGACAG ttgATACTGTTTGACCAATCAGAATATTTCAATCTGGCTGCTCCCATCACATATGGTATGGATACAGCTGGCTATGTCTACCTTCCTTCCTCCTGTCAAGCTGGTGCAA GGTGCAGACTCCATATTGCATTTCATGGCTGTGTCCAAGGAAG AGAGGCTGTTGGGGATCAATTTGTCCGAAATGCAGGATACAATCAAGTTGCAGATCTCAACAACCTGATAATTCTGTACCCTCAGGCCAGATCTAATGCACTTAATCCTAATGGATGCTGGGACTG GTGGGGTTACTCAGGAATTGCTTATG CTACCAAGAATGCCTTCCAAGTGTCCGGCGTAGAGAGAATGATGCTGAGGACCATGGGACAGTATTAA